One genomic window of Ilyobacter polytropus DSM 2926 includes the following:
- a CDS encoding NADH-quinone oxidoreductase subunit NuoF, which translates to MLNTIEDLKNIKENYQKSENEKTLIKISMATCGITAGADTLYDFFKEELEREGNASIKLVSTGCMGLCHSEPTIEVTIPGQQPEIFGNVDLPKAEKILKDIKYKKIHKTDVFISDKLEKVVLRNCGFMDPENIEEAVSRDAYLALYKSLKEMSRQDVIDEIKISGLRGRGGGGFPTGLKWQFAFNKDVDKKYVVCNADEGDPGAFMDRSVLEGDPHSVLEAMAICGYAIGSDEGLIYIRAEYPLAINRLKKAIKQANEYGVLGKNIFGTDFNFKVRLKYGAGAFVCGEETALIHSMEGKRGEPTLKPPFPAEAGYWKKPTNVNNVETLANIPVIINKGAQWFKSIGTEKSPGTKVFALAGKVKNVGLIEVPMGTTLQEVIFDIGGGITKNRKFKAVQTGGPSGGCLTEKDLNTPIDFDSLKEKGSMMGSGGMIVMDEDDCMVAVAKFYLGFTVEESCGKCTPCRIGNKRLYEILDKITKGKGSVNDLHLLKDLSKTIKRASLCGLGKTSPNPVLSTLNNFYDEYLAHVKDKKCPSTVCTSLIQFTITDKCIGCTACAKVCPTEAILGRVKEKHYIYQDRCIKCGACYNACRFNAIKKA; encoded by the coding sequence GTGCTTAATACTATCGAAGATTTAAAAAACATAAAAGAAAACTATCAAAAATCTGAAAATGAAAAAACCCTTATAAAAATCTCTATGGCAACCTGCGGTATAACAGCAGGGGCAGATACCCTCTATGATTTTTTTAAAGAGGAGCTGGAAAGAGAAGGAAATGCCAGTATAAAACTTGTTTCTACTGGCTGTATGGGTCTGTGTCACTCTGAGCCAACTATAGAGGTAACTATCCCTGGCCAACAGCCAGAAATTTTTGGAAATGTAGATCTGCCTAAGGCAGAAAAAATACTGAAAGATATAAAATATAAAAAAATCCACAAGACAGACGTATTTATAAGCGATAAATTAGAAAAAGTAGTTCTTCGCAACTGTGGCTTTATGGATCCTGAGAATATAGAGGAAGCTGTTTCAAGAGACGCATACCTTGCCTTATACAAGTCACTCAAAGAGATGTCTAGACAGGATGTGATAGATGAGATAAAAATTTCCGGTCTTAGAGGAAGAGGGGGCGGAGGTTTTCCCACAGGTCTTAAGTGGCAATTTGCCTTCAACAAAGATGTGGATAAAAAATATGTAGTCTGCAATGCCGATGAGGGAGACCCTGGGGCATTTATGGACAGATCTGTTCTCGAAGGTGACCCACACTCTGTACTTGAAGCTATGGCAATATGCGGATATGCAATAGGATCAGATGAGGGCTTAATCTATATCAGAGCAGAATACCCCCTTGCAATAAATAGGCTCAAAAAAGCCATAAAACAAGCAAACGAATATGGTGTGCTAGGGAAAAATATTTTTGGGACGGATTTTAATTTTAAAGTAAGATTAAAATATGGAGCCGGGGCTTTTGTCTGTGGTGAGGAGACTGCTCTTATACATTCAATGGAAGGTAAAAGAGGTGAACCAACTCTAAAACCTCCATTTCCAGCAGAAGCAGGTTACTGGAAAAAACCTACAAATGTAAACAATGTAGAGACTCTTGCAAATATCCCTGTGATCATAAATAAGGGAGCTCAGTGGTTCAAGAGTATCGGAACGGAAAAATCTCCAGGAACAAAGGTATTTGCTTTAGCTGGTAAGGTAAAAAACGTCGGGCTTATCGAAGTTCCTATGGGTACCACCCTTCAGGAAGTGATCTTTGACATCGGTGGTGGTATCACAAAAAATAGAAAATTTAAAGCCGTTCAGACAGGAGGACCTTCTGGAGGCTGCCTCACAGAAAAAGATTTAAATACACCTATAGATTTTGATTCCCTAAAAGAAAAAGGCTCTATGATGGGTTCAGGTGGAATGATCGTAATGGATGAAGACGACTGTATGGTTGCAGTGGCAAAATTTTATCTGGGATTTACTGTGGAGGAATCCTGTGGAAAATGCACACCTTGCAGAATAGGAAACAAAAGGTTGTATGAGATTCTTGACAAAATAACAAAGGGTAAAGGATCGGTAAATGATCTTCACCTCTTGAAAGACCTTTCTAAAACAATAAAAAGGGCATCTCTTTGCGGTCTGGGTAAAACGTCACCTAATCCTGTGCTTTCAACTTTAAACAATTTTTATGATGAGTATCTGGCTCATGTCAAAGATAAAAAATGTCCTTCAACTGTCTGTACAAGTCTTATTCAGTTTACTATAACAGACAAGTGTATCGGATGTACTGCCTGTGCAAAGGTCTGTCCTACAGAGGCCATTCTTGGAAGGGTAAAAGAAAAGCACTATATTTATCAGGATAGATGTATCAAGTGCGGTGCTTGTTATAATGCATGCAGATTCAATGCCATAAAGAAAGCATAG
- a CDS encoding complex I 24 kDa subunit family protein, whose translation MNCENNYKKNMFSELDTFISELETKDGELISVLHKAQDMFGYLPVEVQEFIGEKMGIPISEIYGVITFYSFFTTTPKGEHPISVCMGTACYVNGSETILNELTRELGVKVGETTNDGKFSIDVLRCIGACGMAPIIKIGNKTYGRVEAEQVKHILKEYE comes from the coding sequence CAAAAAAAACATGTTCAGTGAACTAGATACTTTTATTAGTGAACTTGAAACAAAAGATGGCGAACTCATAAGCGTACTGCATAAAGCTCAAGATATGTTTGGCTATCTCCCGGTGGAGGTTCAGGAATTCATAGGTGAAAAAATGGGAATACCTATTTCTGAGATTTATGGTGTTATTACTTTTTATTCCTTTTTTACAACTACACCAAAAGGTGAACATCCAATCTCTGTGTGCATGGGAACAGCCTGTTATGTAAACGGATCTGAAACAATTTTAAACGAACTGACAAGAGAACTAGGAGTCAAGGTCGGAGAGACTACTAATGACGGAAAATTCTCCATAGACGTTCTGAGATGTATAGGTGCCTGTGGTATGGCTCCTATTATAAAAATAGGAAATAAGACTTACGGTAGGGTAGAAGCTGAGCAGGTAAAGCATATCTTAAAAGAATATGAGTAA